The following are encoded together in the Bacillota bacterium genome:
- a CDS encoding bifunctional 2-keto-4-hydroxyglutarate aldolase/2-keto-3-deoxy-6-phosphogluconate aldolase produces the protein MKKWDILSSIVSGGLVAVVRADNGEQATRIAAACLEGGLSAIEITYTVPGATEIIEALGRAYGSSIILGAGTVLDPETARLAILAGAQYVVGPSFSAETARLCNRYQVPYVPGIMTIKEAQEALEHGADILKVFPGEVFGPGIIKSIKGPLPQANLMPTGGVSLENVEQWISAGAVAVGVGGQLTAGAKSGDYAAVTTYARNMLEKIRVARKSRKPH, from the coding sequence ATGAAAAAATGGGATATTTTAAGCAGCATCGTCAGTGGTGGCTTGGTGGCGGTGGTGCGCGCAGATAATGGCGAGCAGGCGACGCGCATCGCGGCGGCCTGCCTAGAGGGCGGCCTCTCGGCTATAGAGATTACCTATACCGTGCCCGGGGCGACCGAAATAATTGAGGCGCTAGGGCGTGCCTATGGCAGCAGTATCATTCTCGGAGCGGGCACGGTGCTTGACCCTGAGACAGCGCGCCTAGCCATCCTAGCAGGGGCTCAGTATGTCGTGGGACCAAGTTTTAGTGCCGAGACCGCCCGCCTGTGTAATCGCTACCAAGTGCCCTATGTGCCGGGCATTATGACAATTAAGGAGGCGCAAGAAGCGCTTGAACATGGGGCAGACATTCTCAAGGTTTTCCCGGGCGAAGTCTTTGGGCCAGGGATAATTAAGTCCATCAAGGGGCCCCTGCCCCAGGCCAATTTGATGCCCACGGGGGGCGTCTCCCTCGAAAATGTCGAGCAGTGGATTTCTGCCGGCGCAGTGGCTGTCGGCGTAGGCGGTCAACTTACCGCAGGGGCAAAAAGCGGCGACTATGCGGCGGTAACAACTTACGCGCGCAACATGCTAGAGAAAATACGGGTGGCCCGAAAAAGTAGGAAGCCTCACTAG
- a CDS encoding C4-dicarboxylate TRAP transporter substrate-binding protein has translation MSVTLLAALLLTVGCQAREPEEKFVLRFNHVLAPTEPYHQGFLNWAEAVNRRSNGRLTIEVSPSAQLGREEDIIEQLRMGANVGQNTDSARLGMYVPHIAVMNAPFFVDTIEEVAKLKTSPTVQQWIKELELKFGIKVLSFNWVQGPRHMVTNVPIRHPNDLAGLRIRTPGAPIWQESVRAIGATPVALAFGEVYQAMQTRAIDGAELVYRNVSGAKLWEVADYMSETGHILLINFSIVGRAWFDSLPEDLQKILIEENEKAGLETSRGMEAGIAAAREEAIAGGMTIITDVDRAAFRAAGEAAYVALNLVEIRNKIYQELGKPLP, from the coding sequence ATGAGTGTAACCTTACTTGCCGCACTACTCTTAACAGTGGGCTGCCAGGCTAGGGAGCCAGAAGAGAAGTTTGTTCTGCGCTTCAACCATGTACTAGCACCGACAGAGCCTTACCATCAGGGGTTTTTGAACTGGGCCGAGGCCGTAAATAGGCGGTCAAATGGCAGGTTGACCATTGAAGTGTCGCCAAGTGCTCAGCTAGGTAGAGAAGAAGACATTATCGAACAATTGCGCATGGGCGCTAATGTCGGGCAGAATACCGACTCGGCCCGTCTCGGCATGTATGTGCCACATATCGCCGTTATGAACGCACCATTCTTTGTCGACACGATAGAAGAAGTAGCGAAGCTTAAGACTTCGCCCACCGTGCAGCAGTGGATTAAGGAACTAGAGCTTAAGTTTGGCATCAAGGTGCTATCGTTTAACTGGGTGCAAGGACCGAGACACATGGTGACTAATGTACCCATTAGGCATCCTAATGACTTGGCGGGTCTGCGCATTAGAACGCCTGGTGCTCCCATCTGGCAGGAGTCCGTGCGTGCTATCGGTGCGACTCCAGTTGCCTTGGCCTTTGGTGAAGTGTACCAGGCTATGCAGACTAGGGCTATTGATGGTGCAGAGCTTGTCTACCGCAATGTCTCCGGTGCGAAACTCTGGGAGGTCGCCGATTACATGAGTGAAACTGGGCACATCCTGCTCATCAATTTCTCCATCGTCGGGCGGGCTTGGTTTGATTCACTGCCGGAAGATCTGCAAAAAATCCTCATCGAAGAGAACGAAAAAGCAGGCCTTGAGACCTCTCGTGGCATGGAGGCAGGGATAGCCGCCGCGCGCGAGGAAGCCATTGCCGGTGGCATGACCATCATCACCGACGTGGACAGAGCAGCTTTTAGGGCAGCAGGCGAGGCCGCTTACGTCGCCCTTAATCTCGTCGAGATTCGCAACAAAATATACCAAGAATTGGGCAAGCCACTGCCCTAA